A region from the Pelobates fuscus isolate aPelFus1 chromosome 1, aPelFus1.pri, whole genome shotgun sequence genome encodes:
- the ACOD1 gene encoding cis-aconitate decarboxylase encodes MLSKTVTASFASAIHGLTGSNLTDAVIQRSKRMILDTIGVGLIGTTTDVFHKVLQYSKMYTTDSSSTVWGQPHLQFPPVYASFVNGVAIHSMDFDDTWHPATHPSGAVLPPLIAISETVLKHQKPSGLDLLLAFNVGIEVQGRLMRFSHEASNIPKRFHPPAVVGTMGSAAATSKLLCLDPSQCREALAIAASYSGAPLANAATQTKPLHIGNASRNGLEAAYLSFLGIKGNKQILDLESGFGAFYNDYDPQPLPELHNYTWLLEKQDVAFKRFPAHLGMHWIADAALAVRKHIVENGDLLPVNRIDKIILRVPCAKYVNRPFPVSEHEARHSFQFNACTALLDGAVSVDSFNDHNISRSDLKELQGKIQLEHPSDNKPNFESMYCEVSVTLKNGATFTERCDTFYGHWRKPLSKEDLVKKFTANASTVLLRDGVEGIVENVNKLEDLTDCSVLTAFLKMRNQNKKYNEIISS; translated from the exons ATGCTTTCTAAG actGTAACTGCCAGTTTTGCTTCAGCGATCCATGGTTTGACCGGCAGCAATCTTACAGATGCTGTGATCCAGAGAAGCAAGCGTATGATCCTTGACACAATAGGAGTTGGATTAATTGGCACCACAACCGATGTTTTTCATAAAGTCTTACAATACAGCAAA ATGTACACCACAGATAGCTCGAGCACAGTTTGGGGCCAGCCACATCTCCAATTTCCTCCTGTCTACGCCTCCTTTGTCAATGGAGTTGCA ATTCATTCAATGGATTTTGATGACACCTGGCATCCTGCAACACACCCATCTGGAGCTGTTCTGCCACCATTGATTGCCATTTCAGAAACTGTTCTTAAGCATCAGAAACCTTCCGGGCTTGATCTTCTGTTGGCTTTCAATGTAGGCATTGAGGTCCAGGGCAGACTCATGCGATTCTCTCACGAAGCCAGCAATATTCCAAAGAG atTTCACCCACCTGCAGTGGTTGGTACTATGGGAAGCGCAGCAGCTACATCTAAACTTCTATGTCTAGATCCTTCTCAGTGTAGAGAAGCTTTGGCAATTGCTGCTTCGTACTCTGGCGCTCCACTGGCTAATGCAGCCACACAAACCAAACCACTACATATCGGTAATGCCAGCAGGAATGGCTTGGAGGCTGCCTATTTGTCCTTTTTAGGAATTAAAGGAAACAAGCAGATTCTTGACTTGGAATCTGGCTTTGGGGCTTTCTATAATGACTATGACCCACAACCTCTACCAGAACTGCATAACTATACATGGCTATTGGAAAAACAGGATGTGGCCTTCAAACGTTTTCCTGCTCATCTTGGAATGCACTGGATTGCAGATGCAGCACTTGCTGTCCGGAAACACATTGTTGAAAATGGTGACTTGCTACCAGTTAACAGAATAGACAAAATTATACTAAGAGTTCCATGTGCCAAGTATGTGAACCGCCCCTTTCCAGTTTCCGAACACGAAGCTCGTCATTCCTTCCAGTTTAATGCATGCACAGCTCTTCTTGATGGGGCAGTTTCTGTAGACTCCTTTAATGACCACAATATTTCAAGGTCAGATCTCAAGGAGCTTCAAGGAAAAATTCAGTTAGAACATCCATCTGACAACAAACCCAATTTTGAGAGCATGTACTGCGAAGTTAGTGTAACTCTAAAGAATGGAGCAACTTTTACAGAGAGATGCGACACATTCTATGGTCATTGGAGAAAACCTTTAAGCAAAGAAGACCTTGTGAAAAAATTTACGGCAAATGCTTCCACGGTTCTCTTGAGAGATGGGGTTGAAGGTATCGTGGAGAATGTAAACAAACTGGAAGACCTAACTGACTGCTCTGTGTTAACTGCATTTCTTAAAATGAGAAATCAAAATAAGAAGTACAATGAAATAATTTCATCATAA